A single region of the Pseudomonas solani genome encodes:
- a CDS encoding peptide ABC transporter ATP-binding protein, whose protein sequence is MTAVLTARDLTRHYDISRGLFKGTATVRALNGVSFELQAGKTLAVVGESGCGKSTLARALTLIEIPSSGSLQIAGQEVTRANGLQRKQMRRDVQMVFQNPYASLNPRQKIGDQLAEPLLINTSLSRAERREQVQAMMQQVGLRPEHYQRYPHMFSGGQRQRIALARAMMLNPKVLVADEPTSALDVSIQAQVLNLFMDLQERFNTGYVFISHNLSVVQHVADDVLVMYLGRPAEIGPAELIYERPLHPYTRALLSATPTIHPDPAKPKIKIVGELPNPLDPPSGCAFHKRCPYATERCQVEVPELRALDARQVACHHAETIAP, encoded by the coding sequence ATGACTGCCGTACTGACCGCCCGTGACCTGACCCGTCACTACGACATCTCCCGTGGCCTGTTCAAAGGCACGGCCACGGTGCGCGCCCTCAATGGCGTGTCCTTCGAACTGCAGGCCGGCAAGACCCTCGCCGTGGTCGGCGAATCCGGCTGCGGCAAGTCCACCCTGGCCCGCGCCCTGACCCTGATCGAAATCCCCAGCTCCGGCTCCCTGCAAATCGCCGGGCAGGAAGTCACCCGCGCCAACGGCCTGCAGCGCAAGCAGATGCGCCGCGACGTGCAGATGGTGTTCCAGAACCCCTATGCATCCCTCAACCCGCGGCAGAAGATCGGTGACCAGCTGGCCGAGCCGCTGCTGATCAACACCTCGCTGTCCCGCGCCGAGCGCCGCGAGCAGGTGCAGGCGATGATGCAGCAGGTGGGCCTGCGCCCCGAGCACTACCAGCGCTACCCGCACATGTTCTCCGGGGGCCAGCGCCAGCGCATCGCCCTGGCCCGCGCCATGATGCTCAACCCCAAGGTGCTGGTGGCGGACGAACCCACCTCGGCGCTGGACGTTTCCATCCAGGCCCAGGTCCTCAACCTGTTCATGGACCTGCAGGAGCGCTTCAACACCGGCTACGTGTTCATCTCCCACAACCTCTCGGTGGTGCAGCACGTGGCGGACGACGTGCTGGTGATGTACCTCGGCCGCCCGGCGGAGATCGGCCCGGCGGAGCTCATCTACGAGCGCCCGTTGCACCCCTACACCCGCGCGCTGCTCTCGGCCACGCCGACCATCCACCCGGACCCGGCCAAGCCGAAGATCAAGATCGTCGGCGAACTGCCCAACCCCCTCGACCCGCCCAGCGGCTGCGCCTTCCACAAGCGCTGCCCCTACGCCACCGAGCGCTGCCAGGTGGAAGTCCCCGAACTGCGCGCGCTGGACGCCCGCCAGGTCGCCTGCCACCACGCCGAAACCATCGCCCCGTAA